CCCAACTCCATTCTTGAGAGGGGCAACCATGAGAAAGCGAAGAAAATGTTGCAAAAGATTCGAGGCACGAACAATGTCGACGAAGAATTTCAGGATCTTGTTGATGCTACCATGGCTGCAAAGCAAGTTGAGCACCCATGGAGAAACTTCACAGGCCGAAAATATAGACCTCAATTAATCATTTGCACCTTCATCCCTTTCTTCCAGCAACTTACAGGAATTAATGTCATCATGTTTTATGCACCTGTTCTCTTTAAGACTTTGGGTTTTGGTGACGATGCCTCGCTCATGTCTGCTGTCATAACCGGCGTAGTCAACGTCGTGGCCACGATGGTGTCTGTTTATTGCGTTGATAAGCTAGGAAGGAAGGCTTTATTTCTTGAAGGTGGCGTGCAAATGATCATATGTCAGGTACACGACAACCTTAATAAGATTACTCCTAGTCAGTCTGAGCAGTACTAGTGTATAAACGACATTAATGTTGACTTTGAGCTCGATGTTAAACTTGATTGCAGGTGCTTGTTGCGGTTATTATAGGGCGTGTTTTTGGGACAGGAGGGGAGGGAGAGATGTCTAAGAGTGTATCCTCCTTGGTGCTGTTCTTGATATGTGCATATGTCGCAGCTTTTGCATGGTCTTGGGGTCCTCTGGGATGGCTAGTGCCGAGTGAAATTTGCCCTCTGGAGATCCGATCAGCAGGACAAGCAACCAATGTCTCGGTTAACATGTTCTTCACATTTGTGATTGGCCAATTCTTCCTCTCCATGCTTTGTCATATGAAGTTTGCCCTCTTCTTATTTTTTGGTGGATTTGTTATTATCATGACCATTTTCATATATTACTTTGTGCCTGAGACCAAGAATGTCCCAATTGAAGAGATGAATCAAGTGTGGAAACAACATGGGTTTTGGAGCAAGTATGTCTCTAACGATGATGTCACTGCCAGGACAAGCAGCCCACCCTAGACAACAcaacatttttttgtgttatgatGAAGGCAGAATGGCAAGACACAAATAGGGGAAAagactgctttttttttttttttttttttttttttttttttttttttttgaaggcaactcattttataattttctcagATTTTTACTGAACTTTCAATAGAAACTGCTTATGCTTAAGCATATTCATtcgttttggatttttttttcttacgttTTCTTTTATGTTATCTCATGCAAACTTCATTAGTCTTTGATTTGTATTTTCGCACCAGTACACATACTTCTGACTCACATGGGTTGAAGGatgagtgtttatttttttatataaattgaagGATAAGT
This Populus alba chromosome 7, ASM523922v2, whole genome shotgun sequence DNA region includes the following protein-coding sequences:
- the LOC118049670 gene encoding sugar transport protein 10-like codes for the protein MAGGGYAADQGDGRRYEGGVTAFVVITCLVAAMGGLMFGYDIGISGGVTAMDSFLKPFFPHVYKKQHGNHEENMYCKFDDHVLTLFTSSLYLAALIASFFASATTRRFGRKMSMMFGGLVFLGGAILNGAAVNVAMLIVGRLMLGVGVGFANQSVPVYLSEMAPANLRGALNMGFQMAITIGILAANLINYGTSKIKSGWGWRISLGLAAVPAIIFTIGSLFLPDTPNSILERGNHEKAKKMLQKIRGTNNVDEEFQDLVDATMAAKQVEHPWRNFTGRKYRPQLIICTFIPFFQQLTGINVIMFYAPVLFKTLGFGDDASLMSAVITGVVNVVATMVSVYCVDKLGRKALFLEGGVQMIICQVLVAVIIGRVFGTGGEGEMSKSVSSLVLFLICAYVAAFAWSWGPLGWLVPSEICPLEIRSAGQATNVSVNMFFTFVIGQFFLSMLCHMKFALFLFFGGFVIIMTIFIYYFVPETKNVPIEEMNQVWKQHGFWSKYVSNDDVTARTSSPP